The Pseudomonas berkeleyensis genome includes a region encoding these proteins:
- the qhpR gene encoding AraC-like transcriptional regulator QhpR — MSAFLSQASGALGASLLSGAPANAGVLAAAASGLCGFIEKHGGDADRILGVSGIDPECLRHPTLSLALPNYCQVLEEAAHQSGCDNFGLYYGQQFKPQALGLLGYIGLCSATLEQALINFSRAFPLHQRNSLIRLVDEGECYRFDYQVRHGAILSRRQDAELTLGMALNLVRHVLGPQWAPRAVHFEHPRPEHWHEHCKVFDAPVYFEQPCNSLLIPKRGLERAMPDSDPVLLMVMQDSLNQISALCGRGERDMVNDVREQIRQRLLYGEPALDDVAEMLGMASWSLQRRLREQGLSFSQLVDNVRRELANRYLRQPQLPISHLAPLLGYSETSAFSRAFRRWFGVSPRQWRREGGSLN, encoded by the coding sequence ATGAGTGCCTTTCTCTCTCAGGCCAGCGGTGCGCTCGGCGCCTCGCTCTTGTCCGGTGCACCGGCCAATGCGGGTGTGCTGGCGGCGGCGGCGAGCGGCCTGTGCGGTTTCATCGAAAAGCACGGTGGCGATGCCGACCGCATCCTTGGGGTGTCCGGTATCGACCCTGAGTGCCTGCGTCATCCGACCTTGAGCCTGGCGCTGCCCAATTACTGCCAAGTGCTCGAAGAGGCCGCGCACCAGTCCGGCTGCGACAATTTCGGCCTGTACTACGGTCAGCAGTTCAAACCCCAGGCGCTCGGCCTGCTGGGCTATATCGGCTTGTGCTCGGCGACCTTGGAGCAGGCGCTGATCAACTTCTCCCGCGCCTTCCCGCTGCACCAGCGCAACAGCCTGATCCGCCTGGTCGACGAGGGCGAGTGCTACCGTTTCGACTACCAGGTGCGTCATGGCGCCATCCTCAGCCGCCGTCAGGACGCCGAGTTGACCCTGGGCATGGCCCTCAACCTGGTGCGTCATGTGCTCGGCCCGCAGTGGGCACCACGTGCGGTGCACTTCGAGCACCCGCGCCCGGAGCACTGGCACGAGCACTGTAAGGTGTTCGATGCGCCGGTGTACTTCGAGCAGCCGTGCAACTCCCTGCTGATTCCCAAACGCGGCCTCGAGCGTGCCATGCCGGACAGCGACCCGGTCTTGCTGATGGTGATGCAGGACTCGCTGAACCAGATCAGCGCACTGTGCGGTCGTGGCGAACGCGACATGGTCAATGACGTGCGCGAGCAGATTCGCCAGCGCTTGCTGTACGGCGAGCCCGCGCTGGACGATGTCGCGGAAATGCTGGGGATGGCCAGTTGGTCGCTGCAGCGGCGCCTGCGCGAGCAGGGCCTGAGTTTCTCGCAACTGGTGGACAACGTGCGCCGTGAGTTGGCCAACCGCTACCTGCGCCAGCCGCAGTTGCCGATCTCGCACTTGGCGCCGCTGCTCGGCTATTCGGAAACCAGTGCCTTTTCGCGGGCCTTCCGCCGCTGGTTCGGTGTCAGTCCGCGGCAGTGGCGACGTGAGGGTGGTTCGCTGAATTGA
- the exaC gene encoding acetaldehyde dehydrogenase ExaC, which produces MLYAKPGTPGAVITLKPRYGNYIGGEFVAPLSGQYFTNTSPVDGSVIAEFPRSNAADIDKALDAAHAAADAWGKTSVQERSHILLKIADRIEANLELLAVAETWDNGKAVRETLNADVPLAADHFRYFAGCIRAQEGSTAEINEGTVAYHFHEPLGVVGQIIPWNFPLLMAAWKLAPALAAGNAIVLKPAEQTPLSITLFVELIGDLLPPGVLNIVQGFGREAGESLATSKRIAKIAFTGSTPVGSHIMKCAAENIIPSTVELGGKSPNIFFADIMNAEPAFIEKAAEGLVLGFFNQGEVCTCPSRALVQESIYDAFMVEVLKKVKQIKRGNPLDTETMVGAQASQQQYDKILSYLEIAQQEGAQVLTGGAAEQLQGDLASGYYIQPTLLKGTNKMRVFQEEIFGPVIGVTTFKDEAEALAIANDTEFGLGAGVWSRDMNVAYRMGRAIKAGRVWTNCYHLYPAHAAFGGYKKSGVGRETHKMMLDHYQQTKNLLVSYDINPLGFF; this is translated from the coding sequence ATGCTTTATGCCAAACCCGGTACCCCAGGCGCCGTCATTACCCTCAAGCCGCGCTACGGCAACTACATCGGTGGCGAGTTCGTCGCCCCGCTCAGTGGCCAGTACTTCACCAACACCAGCCCGGTCGACGGCTCGGTGATCGCCGAATTCCCTCGCTCCAACGCCGCCGACATCGACAAGGCGCTGGACGCCGCCCACGCCGCCGCCGATGCCTGGGGCAAGACCTCGGTGCAGGAGCGCTCGCACATCCTGCTGAAGATCGCTGACCGCATCGAAGCCAACCTCGAACTGCTGGCCGTGGCCGAAACCTGGGACAACGGCAAGGCCGTGCGTGAGACGCTGAACGCCGACGTACCGCTGGCCGCTGACCATTTCCGCTACTTCGCTGGCTGCATCCGTGCCCAGGAAGGCAGTACCGCCGAGATCAACGAAGGCACCGTGGCCTATCACTTCCACGAGCCACTGGGCGTGGTCGGGCAGATCATCCCGTGGAACTTCCCGCTGCTGATGGCCGCCTGGAAACTGGCTCCGGCTCTGGCTGCCGGCAACGCCATCGTGCTCAAGCCGGCCGAGCAGACGCCGCTGTCGATCACGCTCTTCGTCGAGTTGATCGGCGACCTGCTGCCGCCGGGCGTGCTCAACATCGTTCAGGGCTTCGGCCGCGAAGCCGGCGAGTCGCTGGCCACCAGCAAGCGCATCGCCAAGATCGCCTTCACCGGTTCGACTCCGGTGGGCTCGCACATCATGAAGTGCGCCGCCGAGAACATCATCCCGAGCACCGTCGAGCTGGGTGGCAAATCGCCGAACATCTTCTTCGCCGACATCATGAACGCCGAGCCGGCCTTCATCGAGAAAGCCGCCGAAGGTCTGGTGCTGGGCTTCTTCAACCAGGGCGAGGTGTGCACCTGCCCGTCGCGCGCCCTGGTGCAGGAGTCGATCTACGACGCCTTCATGGTCGAAGTGCTGAAGAAGGTCAAACAGATCAAGCGTGGCAACCCGCTGGACACCGAGACCATGGTCGGCGCCCAGGCTTCACAGCAGCAGTACGACAAGATCCTCAGCTACCTCGAAATCGCTCAGCAGGAAGGCGCCCAGGTGCTCACCGGCGGTGCCGCCGAGCAGCTGCAAGGTGACCTGGCCAGCGGCTATTACATCCAGCCAACCCTGCTCAAAGGCACCAACAAGATGCGCGTGTTCCAGGAAGAAATCTTCGGCCCGGTGATCGGTGTGACCACCTTCAAGGACGAAGCCGAAGCCCTGGCGATTGCCAACGACACCGAGTTCGGCCTGGGCGCCGGTGTGTGGAGCCGCGACATGAACGTCGCCTACCGCATGGGCCGTGCGATCAAGGCTGGCCGCGTATGGACCAACTGCTACCACCTGTACCCGGCGCACGCCGCGTTCGGTGGCTACAAGAAATCAGGCGTTGGCCGCGAAACCCACAAGATGATGCTCGACCACTACCAGCAGACCAAGAACCTGCTGGTGAGCTACGACATCAATCCGCTGGGCTTCTTTTAA
- the eutH gene encoding ethanolamine utilization protein EutH encodes MDQIGNYVLYIIMACAVVGAFAAIYDSEKGLGKEFMEGIHATGYIFVPAAGIMASIPYLTVLIEKACGPFFDALGADPALAATMIIASDMGGYHLASALASSKEALIMALITGFMGGATIVFSIPMGLAMLDKRDHKYMALGIMSGILTIPVGVLIASVLLVVSDPMVREVVATNGEATYQLALGLGSIFTNLLPIFVFVVALAAGLRFLPDMMIKGFIGFGRGLDAMIKLVLVFSIVEYFTGVFTIVFGGWGFHPIIADAEDQTRALETAGYIGIMLAGAFPMVYLLRKYFGGPLESLGRKVGLSAVGSAGMLATIANILAMFRLVRFMPPKDKVINIAFAVCAAFLLGDHLSFTANFQPTIILPVLVGKLIAGFVAIGLAYWLSVPKALELEKQDRAVGIIDQDEYPVAGKPQVSPA; translated from the coding sequence ATGGATCAGATAGGTAATTACGTTCTCTACATCATCATGGCCTGCGCCGTGGTGGGGGCTTTCGCAGCCATCTATGACAGCGAAAAAGGCCTGGGCAAGGAGTTCATGGAAGGCATCCACGCCACCGGTTACATCTTCGTACCGGCGGCCGGCATCATGGCCTCCATCCCCTATCTCACGGTACTCATCGAGAAAGCCTGCGGGCCGTTCTTCGATGCCCTGGGCGCCGACCCGGCACTGGCCGCGACGATGATCATCGCTTCGGACATGGGCGGCTATCACCTGGCCTCGGCTCTGGCCTCGAGCAAGGAAGCGCTGATCATGGCGCTGATCACCGGCTTCATGGGCGGCGCCACCATCGTCTTCTCCATTCCGATGGGCCTGGCGATGCTCGACAAGCGCGACCACAAGTACATGGCGCTGGGCATCATGTCCGGCATCCTGACCATTCCGGTCGGCGTGCTGATCGCCAGCGTGCTGCTGGTGGTCAGTGATCCGATGGTACGTGAAGTGGTCGCCACTAACGGCGAGGCCACCTACCAGTTGGCACTGGGTCTGGGCAGCATCTTCACCAATCTGCTGCCGATCTTCGTCTTCGTCGTGGCGCTGGCCGCCGGCCTGCGCTTCCTGCCGGATATGATGATCAAGGGTTTCATCGGTTTCGGTCGCGGTCTGGATGCGATGATCAAGCTGGTGCTGGTGTTCTCCATCGTCGAATACTTCACCGGCGTGTTCACCATCGTCTTCGGCGGCTGGGGCTTTCACCCGATCATCGCCGACGCCGAGGATCAGACCCGCGCCCTGGAGACCGCTGGCTACATCGGCATCATGCTGGCTGGCGCCTTCCCGATGGTCTACCTGCTGCGCAAATACTTCGGCGGCCCGCTGGAAAGCCTGGGCAGAAAGGTCGGCCTGAGCGCCGTCGGCAGTGCCGGCATGCTCGCCACCATCGCCAACATCCTGGCCATGTTCCGCCTGGTGCGCTTCATGCCGCCGAAAGACAAGGTGATCAACATTGCCTTCGCCGTCTGCGCGGCCTTCCTGCTCGGGGATCACCTGTCCTTCACCGCCAACTTCCAGCCGACCATTATCCTGCCGGTACTGGTCGGCAAGCTGATCGCCGGCTTCGTCGCCATCGGCCTGGCCTACTGGCTGTCGGTGCCCAAGGCACTGGAGTTGGAGAAACAGGATCGCGCCGTCGGCATCATCGACCAGGACGAGTACCCGGTCGCAGGCAAACCGCAGGTCAGCCCGGCCTGA
- a CDS encoding ethanolamine ammonia-lyase subunit EutB — MASYSHSIGGQTWRFDDLRELMAKATPARSGDYLAGVAASSDAERAAAQMTLADVPLKNFLHEALIPYESDEVTRLIIDTHDAQAFAPVSHLTVGGLRDWLLSDAADETSLRALAPGMTPEMAAAVSKIMRVQDLVLVAQKIRVVTRFRNTMGLRGRMSTRLQPNHPTDDPAGIAASVVDGLLYGNGDAMIGINPATDSMSAICTLLEMLDAVIQRYEIPTQSCVLTHVTNSIAAIERGAPLDLVFQSIAGTEAANASFGVSLKILQEGYEAGLSLGRGTLGNNLMYFETGQGSALSANAHHGVDQQTCEARAYAVARHYNPFLVNTVVGFIGPEYLYNGKQIIRAGLEDHFCGKLLGVPMGCDICYTNHAEADQDDMDMLLTLLGAAGINFIMGIPGSDDVMLNYQTTSFHDALYARKVLGLHAAPEFEAWLARMGIFQQQGGRLHMGEELPPAFRQALAQLA; from the coding sequence ATGGCAAGCTACTCCCACAGCATCGGTGGCCAGACCTGGCGCTTCGACGACTTGCGCGAGCTGATGGCCAAGGCCACGCCGGCACGCTCCGGCGACTACCTCGCCGGCGTCGCGGCCAGCAGCGATGCCGAACGGGCAGCCGCACAGATGACCCTGGCCGACGTGCCGCTGAAGAACTTCCTGCATGAAGCGCTGATTCCGTACGAAAGCGACGAAGTCACCCGCCTGATCATCGATACCCACGACGCCCAGGCCTTCGCACCGGTCAGCCACCTGACCGTGGGCGGACTACGCGACTGGCTGCTCAGCGACGCCGCCGACGAAACCAGCCTGCGCGCCCTGGCGCCGGGCATGACGCCGGAAATGGCGGCAGCGGTATCGAAGATCATGCGCGTGCAGGATCTGGTGCTGGTGGCGCAGAAGATTCGCGTGGTCACCCGTTTTCGCAACACCATGGGCCTGCGCGGTCGCATGTCCACGCGCCTGCAACCCAATCACCCCACCGACGACCCGGCCGGCATCGCTGCCAGCGTGGTCGACGGTCTGCTCTACGGCAACGGCGATGCCATGATCGGCATCAACCCGGCCACCGACAGCATGAGTGCTATCTGCACCCTGCTGGAAATGCTCGACGCCGTGATCCAGCGCTACGAGATTCCCACGCAATCCTGCGTGCTGACCCACGTCACCAACTCCATCGCCGCCATCGAGCGCGGCGCACCGCTGGATCTGGTGTTCCAGTCCATCGCCGGCACCGAGGCGGCCAACGCCAGCTTCGGCGTCAGCCTCAAGATCCTGCAGGAGGGCTACGAAGCCGGGCTGAGCCTGGGGCGCGGCACCCTCGGCAACAACCTGATGTACTTCGAAACCGGCCAGGGCAGCGCGCTGTCGGCCAACGCCCACCATGGCGTCGACCAGCAGACCTGCGAGGCCCGTGCCTACGCCGTGGCGCGCCACTACAACCCGTTCCTGGTCAACACCGTGGTCGGCTTCATCGGCCCCGAATACCTGTACAACGGCAAGCAGATCATCCGCGCCGGCCTGGAGGATCACTTCTGCGGCAAGCTGCTCGGCGTACCCATGGGCTGCGACATCTGCTACACCAACCATGCCGAAGCCGACCAAGACGACATGGACATGTTGCTGACCCTGCTCGGCGCCGCCGGCATCAACTTCATCATGGGCATCCCCGGTTCCGACGACGTGATGCTCAACTACCAGACCACCTCATTCCACGATGCGCTCTATGCGCGCAAGGTGCTCGGCCTGCACGCCGCACCAGAGTTCGAGGCCTGGTTGGCACGTATGGGCATCTTCCAGCAACAGGGTGGTCGCCTGCACATGGGCGAGGAACTGCCCCCCGCCTTTCGCCAGGCCCTGGCTCAGCTCGCCTGA